Proteins encoded within one genomic window of Oncorhynchus nerka isolate Pitt River linkage group LG9b, Oner_Uvic_2.0, whole genome shotgun sequence:
- the yipf1 gene encoding protein YIPF1, whose protein sequence is MAANSDFLLTFQEFDSSESHLGGNGDATTISIEDTGAGSHKPQKQRRSAPVTSFEEDNDPLANDDKTELLSGKKRSAPFWTFEYYQTFFDVETHQVRERILGSLLPWPGKNFVHLYIRNNPDLYGPFWICATLVFVIAICGNISDFLFYLGEPQYKYVPEFRKVTIAATAIYSYAWLVPLALWGLLVWRNSRVMNIVSYSFLEIVCVYGYSLAVYIPAVVLWIIPNETVRWFSIVVALCLSGSMLVLTFWPAVRDDQPRVAIAIMTAIVALHILLAFGCKAYFFSTLEVDHTAVDAVVGHGTKSSPTMEMHRTNTMS, encoded by the exons ATGGCGGCTAACAGCGATTTCCTCTTAACATTTCAAG AATTTGACAGTTCTGAGAGCCATTTGGGAGGGAACGGAGATGCGACTACCATCAGTATCGAGGACACAGGGGCAGGAAGTCACAAACCTCAGAAACAGAGGAGATCTGCACCGGTGACATCCTTCGAAGAGGACAATGACCCATTGGCTAATGATGACAAGACTGAG CTGTTATCTGGGAAGAAGAGAAGTGCTCCTTTCTGGACCTTTGAATATTATCAGACATTCTTTGACGTAGAGACACACCAG gtgagagagagaatcctGGGGTCGTTATTGCCATGGCCAGGGAAGAACTTTGTCCATCTCTACATCCGCAACAACCCTGATCTTTATG GTCCCTTCTGGATCTGTGCTACTCTGGTTTTTGTCATCGCCATCTGTGGAAACATCTCTGACTTCCTGTTTTACCTGGGGGAACCACAGTATAAATACGTCCCAGAGTTCCGGAAAG TGACCATTGCGGCCACGGCGATCTACAGCTATGCGTGGCTGGTTCCCCTGGCCCTGTGGGGCCTGCTGGTCTGGAGGAACTCCAGGGTTATGAACATAGTTTCTTACTCATTCCTGGAGATCGTCTGTGTCTACGGCTACTCCCTGGCCGTCTACATACCTGCTGTG gtgttGTGGATCATCCCGAACGAGACCGTTAGGTGGTTTTCCATTGTtgtggctctctgtctctctggttccATGCTGGTCTTGACCTTCTGGCCCGCCGTCCGTGACGACCAGCCCCGGGTTGCCATAGCGATCATGACGGCCATCGTGGCGCTCCACATCCTCTTGGCGTTCGGTTGTAAG GCTTACTTCTTCAGTACGTTGGAGGTTGACCACACTGCTGTTGATGCTGTGGTGGGCCATGGAACCAAGTCGTCTCCAACCATGGAGATGCACAGAACTAATACAATGTCCTGA